A single genomic interval of Aedes aegypti strain LVP_AGWG chromosome 1, AaegL5.0 Primary Assembly, whole genome shotgun sequence harbors:
- the LOC110674877 gene encoding uncharacterized protein LOC110674877, with the protein MAAVGSLQSIRMVRSDKLSSKKSRVCARVLLAATRFSGSKSQMKVDVMPPVTKEDEPPKPPAIVSYAFEKEVINKQNAISHVTDHFLPNLNRVPIAIKFWSKYDSTTAAAQSGLANFDKYFKLLEKNIAEGPKEKFQEPRTENQCYGWHSDPFYRQDPEDVHLLYHPKKRHEITIIGEKINADRITQRPRFTGIPFKLPS; encoded by the exons ATGGCGGCGGTGGGTTCACTTCAGTCCATTCGAATGGTTCGAAGCGATAAGTTGAGTTCGAAGAAATCGCGTGTTTGCGCCCGAGTCCTGCTCGCAGCAACCCGGTTTTCCGGGAGTAAGTCACAGATGAAGGTCGACGTCATGCCGCCGGTCACCAAGGAAGACGAACCGCCCAAACCGCCGGCCATCGTGTCGTACGCGTTCGAAAAGGAGGTCATTAACAAGCAGAATGCGATCAGCCACGTGACGGACCACTTCTTGCCGAACCTGAACCGGGTGCCGATTGCCATCAAGTTCTGGTCCAAGTACGACTCGACGACGGCGGCAGCGCAAAGTGGGCTGGCCAACTTCGACAAGTACTTCAAACTGCTGGAGAAGAACATCGCCGAAGGGCCGAAGGAGAAGTTCCAGGAGCCGAGGACCGAGAATCAGTG CTATGGGTGGCACTCGGATCCGTTCTACCGCCAAGATCCGGAGGACGTTCATCTGCTGTATCATCCGAAGAAACGGCACGAGATTACGATCATCGGCGAGAAGATCAACGCGGACAGGATCACACAAAGGCCAAGATTCACCGGAATTCCATTCAAACTACCCAGTTGA